One Drosophila santomea strain STO CAGO 1482 chromosome X, Prin_Dsan_1.1, whole genome shotgun sequence DNA segment encodes these proteins:
- the LOC120457104 gene encoding myosin-2 essential light chain isoform X2, with protein sequence MAAYTEDQLAEFQEAFNLFDNRGDGKIQLSQVGECLRALGQNPTESDVKKCTHQLKPDERISFEVFLPIYQAISKARSGDTADDFIEGLRHFDKDASGYISSAELRHLLTTLGEKLTDEEVEQLLANMEDQQGNINYEEFVRMVMSG encoded by the exons ATG GCCGCTTACACCGAGGATCAGTTGGCTG AATTCCAGGAGGCCTTCAACCTGTTCGACAACCGCGGAGATGGCAAGATCCAGCTGAGCCAGGTGGGCGAGTGCCTGAGGGCTTTGGGCCAGAACCCCACCGAGTCGGACGTGAAGAAGTGCACCCACCAGCTGAAGCCCGACGAGCGCATCTCGTTCGAGGTGTTCCTGCCCATCTACCAGGCGATCTCGAAGGCTCGCTCCGGCGACACGGCCGATGACTTCATCGAGGGACTGCGTCACTTTGACAAGGACGCCAGCGGGTACATCTCCTCAGCGGAGTTGCGCCACCTGCTGACCACGCTGGGTGAGAAGCTCACCGACGAGGaggtggagcagctgctggccaacATGGAGGACCAGCAGGGCAACATCAATTACGAGGAGTTCGTGCGCATGGTCATGAGCGGTTAG
- the LOC120457104 gene encoding myosin-2 essential light chain isoform X1, protein MYYYTAHVKQTFTTLEEFQEAFNLFDNRGDGKIQLSQVGECLRALGQNPTESDVKKCTHQLKPDERISFEVFLPIYQAISKARSGDTADDFIEGLRHFDKDASGYISSAELRHLLTTLGEKLTDEEVEQLLANMEDQQGNINYEEFVRMVMSG, encoded by the exons ATGTATTACTACACGGCGCATGTGAAGCAAACCTTTACCACACTGGAAG AATTCCAGGAGGCCTTCAACCTGTTCGACAACCGCGGAGATGGCAAGATCCAGCTGAGCCAGGTGGGCGAGTGCCTGAGGGCTTTGGGCCAGAACCCCACCGAGTCGGACGTGAAGAAGTGCACCCACCAGCTGAAGCCCGACGAGCGCATCTCGTTCGAGGTGTTCCTGCCCATCTACCAGGCGATCTCGAAGGCTCGCTCCGGCGACACGGCCGATGACTTCATCGAGGGACTGCGTCACTTTGACAAGGACGCCAGCGGGTACATCTCCTCAGCGGAGTTGCGCCACCTGCTGACCACGCTGGGTGAGAAGCTCACCGACGAGGaggtggagcagctgctggccaacATGGAGGACCAGCAGGGCAACATCAATTACGAGGAGTTCGTGCGCATGGTCATGAGCGGTTAG
- the LOC120456512 gene encoding N-chimaerin gives MPRNTEAGAGSAVTGGSGVSGGVGGAPEPSSPVQKVWKPELYKLQLEAPAPCPLRCQRTLPLPPAKSTAEAVEANNMAGRLYGSEYHGLMGHLEAEQLLANARDGSYFVRRSPQSDGYYTLSLRFNKRPKHYKLLYKPGVGHYLRGQDKRFDTVHDMVADGLINFHMQLHASPIIQQINQQTKNCYQQSPYMTLNGRKLRALSNELGKASTKESPPVEETEQKQEEVPPPAVDPMPLVYEKPHHFKVHTFKGLNWCEFCANFLWGFTAQGVKCEACGFVAHSKCSELVPPKCVPDLKRIRGVFGTDLTTMVQLEPHHQIPFVVRRCVEEVEARGMLQEGIYRVSGFADEIEALKLALDREGEKTDMSETAYGNVNVIAGTLKLYLRLLPVPLITFQAYPSFMAAGRTAKQTDQRQLMAEAVRRLPPAHHRCLQYMLEHLKRVASHYAVNKMNEHNLATVFAPTLIATPQHMTNLTEEIFMLSSLITHCKTIFAPS, from the exons ATGCCCCGGAACACGGAGGCGGGCGCCGGCAGTGCGGTTACCGGCGGGTCTGGCGTATCCGGCGGAGTAGGCGGTGCCCCCGAGCCCAGTTCTCCGGTTCAGAAGGTTTGGAAGCCGGAAT TGTACAAGCTGCAGCTGGAGGCACCGGCTCCATGTCCATTGCGCTGCCAGCGAACACTGCCCCTTCCGCCGGCGAAGAGCACGGCGGAGGCTGTGGAGGCCAACAACATGGCGGGCAGGCTGTACGGCTCCGAGTACCATGGCCTGATGGGCCACCTGGAGGCggagcagctgctggccaacGCCCGCGACGGCAGCTACTTTGTCCGCCGGAGCCCGCAGTCCGATGGCTACTACACGCTGAGCCTGCGGTTCAACAAGCGACCCAAGCACTACAAGCTGCTCTATAAGCCCGGCGTGGGACACTATCTGCGCGGCCAGGACAAGCGCTTCGACACGGTGCACGACATGGTCGCCGACGGGCTGATCAACTTTCACATGCAGCTCCATGCCAGCCCCATCATCCAGCAGATTAACCAGCAGACCAAGAACTGCTACCAGCAGAGCCCCTACATGACCTTAAATGGCCGCAAACTGAGGGCTCTGTCCAATGAGCTGGGCAAGGCCTCCACGAAGGAATCCCCGCCAGTCGAGGAGAcggagcagaagcaggaggagGTGCCACCGCCTGCCGTGGATCCCATGCCGCTGGTCTACGAGAAGCCGCATCACTTCAAA GTGCACACCTTCAAGGGACTCAACTGGTGCGAGTTCTGCGCCAACTTCTTGTGGGGATTCACGGCGCAGGGCGTGAAGTGTGAGGCCTGCGGCTTTGTGGCGCACAGTAAGTGCTCCGAGCTGGTGCCGCCCAAGTGTGTGCCGGATCTGAAGCGCATACGCGGCGTATTCGGCACGGACCTGACCACCATGGTGCAGCTGGAGCCGCATCATCAGATACCCTTTGTGGTGCGCCGCTgcgtggaggaggtggaggccCGCGGCATGCTGCAGGAGGGGATTTACCGCGTGTCCGGCTTCGCCGACGAGATCGAGGCCCTCAAACTCGCCCTGGATCGCGAGGGCGAGAAGACGGACATGTCGGAGACGGCGTACGGCAACGTGAATGTAATTGCCGGCACGCTGAAGCTCTATCTGCGCCTGCTGCCCGTGCCGCTCATCACATTCCAGGCGTATCCCAGCTTCATGGCAGCAGGAC GCACCGCCAAGCAGACGGATCAGCGGCAGCTGATGGCGGAGGCAGTGCGTCGCCTGCCGCCCGCCCATCACAGGTGTCTGCAGTACATGCTGGAGCATCTGAAGCG GGTGGCCTCCCACTACGCCGTGAACAAGATGAACGAGCACAACCTGGCCACCGTGTTTGCGCCGACGCTGATTGCCACGCCGCAGCACATGACGAATCTGACGGAGGAGATCTTCATGCTCTCCTCGCTCATCACCCACTGCAAGACTATATTCGCCCCATCGTGA
- the LOC120456514 gene encoding uncharacterized protein LOC120456514 yields the protein MPKEMDQGKGDYAKEEKKDKENEPSNVMPGTSKQSKCSEQIEKKLQEIKGQKPHFNNVVVALEDLLTPVTAKDMTTKKSKNTEMNPQNPGKPADPMEIHDNAAAKEGEGAAAAGAAAAAGAAAGAAAGAAGDQQGDTVFADTVAFVMQPDGTHKVYTTREEVTEEEQVAPAREILVDDGELIILSGDNGEVVYRPNDSVTIEAEDNRVFVVGAQTEEQEVQETIEGENPPVEE from the exons ATGCCCAAGGAGATGGACCAAGGCAAAGGCGACTACGCTAAGGAGGAGAAGAAGGATAAGGAGAACGAGCCGAGCAACGTGATGCCCGGCACATCGAAGCAGAGCAAGTGTTCCGAGCAGATTGAGAAGAAGCTGCAGGAGATCAAGGGACAGAAGCCGCACTTCAACAATGTGGTCGTCGCCTTGGAGGATCTATTGACTCCAGTGACGGCCAAGGACATGACCACCAAGAAGTCCAAGAACACGGAGAT GAATCCACAGAATCCCGGTAAGCCGGCAGACCCGATGGAGATCCACGACAATGCTGCTGCCAAGGAAGGCGaaggtgctgctgctgctggtgctgctgctgctgctggtgctgctgctggtgctgctgctggtgctgctggtgatcAGCAGGGGGACACGGTGTTTGCTGATACCGTGGCATTCGTGATGCAGCCGGATGGCACTCACAAGGTGTACACCACACGCGAAGAGGTGAccgaggaggagcaggtggcACCCGCACGCGAGATACTCGTCGACGATGGCGAGCTCATCATCTTGAGCGGCGACAATGGTGAGGTGGTCTACCGTCCCAATGACTCTGTTACCATCGAGGCCGAGGATAACCGTGTCTTCGTTGTCGGTGCCCAGACCGAGGAGCAGGAGGTCCAGGAGACAATCGAGGGCGAGAACCCGCCGGTTGAGGAGTAG
- the LOC120456513 gene encoding uncharacterized protein LOC120456513, translated as MLQNATREVAAQGGFFFKQSELMRMLPEIPKLLDIYDLFVVNGHGHGLAAAEDELAALVCMDPGVGIRLTDVADCLRTMGLSPSDDVMRTHLAELVRRREAMGVRSAQRATFELVLTLYCRLAEREVEEELDKGSGVEDVLRVLRSRDPDGTGMLPYSQLRRMLTTMGSRLDETEAYGVLHCVADIDGNVHYEHLVRQLYAKDPLAEERLQQAQLYLQAVGRNAIDMDMGKRDEFIDAIRRADPMGTGFIQPERLLELLNRNEEQFTSEELQLLTQGMEDTRCERGINYQRFLQFIMNE; from the exons ATGCTCCAGAATGCGACGCGGGAGGTGGCAGCTCAGGGAGGATTCTTCTTCAAGCAGTCGGAGCTGATGCGCATGCTGCCCGAGATTCCCAAGCTGCTGGACATCTACGATCTGTTCGTGGTcaatgggcatgggcatggacTGGCGGCCGCTGAAGACGAGCTAGCGG CGCTCGTGTGCATGGATCCTGGCGTGGGCATACGGCTGACGGATGTGGCGGACTGCCTGCGCACCATGGGCCTGAGTCCCAGTGACGACGTGATGCGGACGCACCTGGCCGAGCTTGTGCGTCGGCGCGAGGCGATGGGCGTAAGGAGCGCACAGCGGGCCACCTTCGAGCTGGTGCTCACGCTCTACTGCCGCCTGGCCGAgagggaggtggaggaggagctggacaAAGGCTCCGGCGTCGAGGATGTACTGCGCGTGCTGCGCAGCCGGGATCCCGATGGCACTGGCATGCTGCCCTACAGCCAGCTGCGCCGCATGCTGACCACCATGGGCAGTCGGCTGGACGAGACGGAGGCGTACGGTGTGCTGCACTGCGTCGCGGACATCGATGGCAATGTGCACTATGAGCACCTGGTGCGCCAGCTGTACGCCAAGGATCCGCTGGCGGAGGAGCGGCTGCAGCAGGCGCAGCTCTATCTGCAGGCGGTCGGACGCAATGCCATCGACATGGACATGGGCAAGCGGGACGAGTTCATCGACGCCATCCGGCGGGCGGATCCCATGGGCACCGGTTTCATCCAGCCGGAGCGCCTGCTCGAGCTGCTCAATCGCAACGAGGAGCAGTTCACCAgcgaggagctgcagctgctcacCCAGGGAATGGAGGACACACGGTGCGAGCGGGGCATCAACTACCAGCGCTTTCTGCAGTTCATCATGAACGAGTAG